Part of the Streptomyces sp. NBC_01264 genome, CTGCTGGTGGCCGTTCTCGGGTACGCCGAGTACGCCCGCGGGGCCTGGTGGACGGCGGCCGCCTTGCTGTTCGGGCACGTCACGGCCACCCTGCTGGTGTACGCGGTGCTCCGCCGGACGGCCGACCCCCGGACCCGGCGGGCGGTGGACGTGGGCACCAGCTACGGCCTCAACACCGTCCTCGGGGCGCTGACGTCGGCGCTGCCGCGCGGGCCGGTGCGCACCACCGCCCGGGCCGGTCTGCTGGCGCTCGCCGTCCGGCCGGTGCTGCGGCGGGAGCGGACCTTCACCGATGCCGGGCACCTGGTGGCCCTGGGGCTCGGACTCGGCGTTTCACTGGCCGCCGATTGCCTTTCCGGAGCGAAATCTCCGAACATCATACGGATGACACGCGTCACCCAGCGCGCTTCGTCCTGAGCCATCCATTTCTCTGATCATTCGATTCTCTGATCATGTTTCCCTGATCACGTTGGAGCCGCCACGATGACCGCCACCCCCGCCAAGAC contains:
- a CDS encoding rhomboid-like protein, whose protein sequence is MSPLSLTVPLSTVYTGAVQLGAYALERLDPAARERLLRRCSTNADNLDAGRWETLPASALLVEEPMPLPYALLLVAVLGYAEYARGAWWTAAALLFGHVTATLLVYAVLRRTADPRTRRAVDVGTSYGLNTVLGALTSALPRGPVRTTARAGLLALAVRPVLRRERTFTDAGHLVALGLGLGVSLAADCLSGAKSPNIIRMTRVTQRASS